The Pogona vitticeps strain Pit_001003342236 chromosome 3, PviZW2.1, whole genome shotgun sequence genome includes a window with the following:
- the SERP1 gene encoding stress-associated endoplasmic reticulum protein 1: protein MVAKQRIRMANEKHSKNITQRGNVAKTSRNAPEEKASVGPWLLALFIFVVCGSAIFQIIQSIRMGM, encoded by the exons ATGGTGGCGAAGCAGCGGATCCGGATGGCCAACGAGAAGCACAGCAAGAACATTACGCAGCGCGGAAACGTGGCCAAGACCTCG AGAAATGCCCCCGAGGAGAAGGCGTCGGTGGGGCCTTGGCTGTTGGCGTTGTTCATCTTCGTGGTGTGCGGATCGG CTATCTTCCAGATTATTCAGAGTATCAGGATGGGAATGTGA